One Pirellulales bacterium DNA window includes the following coding sequences:
- a CDS encoding OmpA family protein: MGILQPCARCLVAMAGLCVLSMGCAFAPRGELTAAQTQNRMLAEQSQAQQAEIENLQTHNHKLEDKLIQSEEQLAALDQQSQADRKRLAALQTEVSDGNGNRLPPGLSTQLANLSRRYPSLQYDTATGAAKLDSDVLFDPGEAALKDDAQQMLGEFAHILRSPEARDLKLMVVGHTDALKIARHEVREKYADNFHLSAARALAVADYLKQAGVPAQRIGVSGFGDHEPIASNATAEDRRRNRRVEIFVLPPEAPIVGWTETTTSLY, translated from the coding sequence ATGGGAATTCTTCAACCTTGTGCCCGATGCCTGGTGGCAATGGCGGGCCTGTGCGTGCTTTCTATGGGCTGTGCATTTGCCCCGCGCGGCGAGTTGACGGCCGCCCAAACGCAAAATCGAATGCTGGCCGAGCAAAGCCAGGCCCAGCAAGCGGAAATCGAAAATCTGCAAACGCACAACCACAAGCTGGAAGATAAGTTGATTCAATCCGAGGAGCAGCTGGCGGCGCTGGATCAGCAATCGCAGGCTGACCGCAAGCGCTTGGCGGCCTTGCAAACTGAAGTTTCCGATGGCAACGGCAATCGCCTGCCGCCGGGCTTGAGCACGCAGTTGGCGAATTTATCGCGCCGCTACCCCAGCTTGCAGTACGATACCGCCACGGGCGCCGCCAAGCTCGATTCCGACGTGCTGTTCGATCCTGGCGAAGCGGCGCTCAAAGATGACGCTCAGCAAATGCTGGGCGAATTTGCCCACATTCTGCGCTCGCCCGAAGCGCGCGATTTGAAGTTGATGGTCGTGGGGCACACCGACGCGCTAAAAATTGCCCGTCACGAAGTGCGCGAGAAATATGCTGACAATTTTCACCTGAGCGCGGCCCGAGCCTTGGCGGTGGCCGATTATTTGAAGCAGGCCGGCGTGCCGGCGCAGCGGATTGGCGTTTCGGGATTTGGCGATCACGAGCCAATTGCCTCCAACGCCACGGCGGAAGATCGCCGCCGCAATCGCCGTGTGGAAATTTTCGTGCTGCCGCCGGAAGCGCCCATTGTCGGTTGGACCGAAACCACAACATCGCTGTATTAA
- a CDS encoding helix-turn-helix domain-containing protein produces the protein MARKLIDQEEAARMLGITAEQVSVLRDRKKLFPYRDGDQWKFKQEDIERYREEMKEEQAPTGDEDAPVWDSGGGEDLENIDLQVNDEIDSILLSEVELGKSSTEGASTIIGKPGEASEDMDLSPAADAKEDADVLIPLDDDADLLASGGSMVRKTESGLKLPGSSPGDSKNVLTGNSALLKSGSTQSHDAGSSGLDLVGDSALAKFGDVKLVPSDEKKSSGSSDKLFGSDALQLSDDELQLMEVGPPADAAPKPAEGSKKGSGSSIKLGDEELEVVMGSSKSGSDLTQSPSDSGIQLISASDSGLSLEEPLSLGSSARRLLDMPEEETGVTQEIVSEEPAELKTDEDFLLTAMDETGSEESSDSGSQVIALDTDDEMSSGLFAVSGGEAGLLEEEPVMGGGGAVVAASPLMGSSSAFAASSALMAGAVPAAPAEAPYSGSNIALLSICTVLLMFCGMMTFDLMRNMWSWDGPYPVNSSIMDSIGKTVGWLDK, from the coding sequence ATGGCACGCAAACTAATTGATCAAGAAGAAGCCGCCCGCATGTTGGGCATAACCGCGGAGCAAGTTTCCGTGCTGCGCGATCGGAAAAAGCTGTTTCCCTACCGCGACGGCGATCAATGGAAATTCAAGCAGGAAGATATTGAGCGCTACCGTGAAGAAATGAAAGAGGAGCAGGCGCCCACCGGCGATGAAGATGCTCCGGTGTGGGATAGCGGCGGCGGCGAAGATTTGGAAAACATCGATTTGCAAGTGAACGACGAAATCGATTCCATTTTGCTCAGCGAGGTGGAGTTGGGGAAATCGAGCACCGAAGGGGCCAGCACGATTATCGGCAAGCCGGGCGAAGCGAGCGAAGACATGGATTTATCGCCGGCCGCCGACGCCAAAGAAGACGCCGACGTTTTAATTCCGCTGGACGACGATGCCGATTTGCTAGCCTCCGGCGGCAGCATGGTGCGAAAAACGGAAAGCGGCCTGAAGCTGCCCGGCAGTTCCCCCGGCGATTCCAAGAACGTGCTGACGGGAAACTCGGCGCTATTGAAAAGCGGCTCCACGCAATCGCACGATGCCGGTTCCTCCGGTCTGGATTTGGTGGGCGACTCCGCCTTGGCGAAATTCGGCGATGTGAAATTGGTTCCCAGCGACGAGAAAAAAAGCAGCGGTAGCAGCGATAAGCTATTTGGCTCCGACGCCCTGCAACTTTCCGACGACGAATTGCAGCTGATGGAAGTGGGCCCGCCGGCGGATGCCGCGCCCAAGCCGGCCGAGGGCTCGAAAAAAGGGTCCGGCTCGTCCATCAAATTGGGCGATGAAGAGCTGGAAGTGGTGATGGGAAGCAGCAAGTCGGGGAGCGATTTAACGCAAAGCCCCAGCGACAGCGGCATTCAACTCATCAGCGCCTCGGACAGCGGTTTGTCGCTGGAAGAACCGCTGTCTTTAGGCAGCTCGGCCCGGCGATTGCTCGACATGCCGGAAGAGGAAACCGGCGTCACGCAGGAAATTGTCTCGGAAGAGCCCGCCGAGCTGAAAACCGACGAAGACTTTTTGCTGACGGCGATGGACGAAACCGGAAGCGAGGAATCGTCCGACAGCGGATCGCAAGTAATTGCCCTCGATACCGACGACGAAATGAGCTCCGGCTTGTTTGCCGTGAGCGGCGGCGAAGCCGGATTGTTGGAAGAAGAGCCGGTCATGGGCGGCGGCGGCGCGGTTGTCGCGGCATCGCCGCTGATGGGCAGCTCGTCGGCATTTGCCGCCTCGTCGGCTTTGATGGCCGGCGCCGTCCCAGCGGCGCCTGCCGAAGCGCCGTATTCGGGCTCCAACATTGCACTGTTGTCAATTTGCACGGTGCTGCTGATGTTCTGCGGCATGATGACGTTCGATTTAATGCGAAACATGTGGAGTTGGGATGGCCCCTATCCGGTGAACAGCTCGATCATGGATTCGATCGGCAAAACGGTGGGCTGGCTCGATAAATAA
- a CDS encoding type II toxin-antitoxin system RelE/ParE family toxin, which produces MKLRWSSVALQEVEKTIEYYDQVRPGLGGEFAAVLQDSLSKIKARPDGFSFVETLPTSLSYRRLRLPQFPYLVVFRPSLKLIEIVAVVHTSRRPNYWLRRGEESR; this is translated from the coding sequence GTGAAATTACGATGGTCGTCGGTCGCCTTGCAAGAAGTGGAGAAAACCATCGAGTATTACGATCAAGTGAGGCCAGGCCTTGGCGGCGAATTCGCCGCAGTTCTTCAAGATTCTCTTTCAAAAATCAAAGCCCGGCCGGACGGTTTCTCCTTTGTAGAGACGTTGCCGACGAGCCTTAGTTATCGGCGGTTGCGTTTGCCACAATTTCCATATTTAGTCGTATTTAGACCTTCGCTAAAATTGATTGAGATTGTTGCTGTTGTGCATACAAGCCGGCGGCCAAACTATTGGCTGCGGCGGGGCGAAGAATCGCGCTGA
- a CDS encoding addiction module protein: protein MSLANDTSAVFEAALALPLEKREELAKELIISIDRDVPKHPDYDRLWAEEIQLRGEALASGEDPGIDNEEAMRRIQAAVERGRKS from the coding sequence ATGAGCCTGGCAAACGACACCTCTGCGGTTTTTGAAGCTGCTTTGGCTCTTCCGCTAGAAAAGCGAGAAGAGTTAGCGAAGGAATTAATCATCAGCATCGATCGCGATGTGCCAAAGCATCCTGATTACGATCGGCTGTGGGCGGAGGAAATTCAACTCCGTGGGGAGGCGTTAGCAAGCGGCGAGGATCCCGGGATCGACAATGAAGAAGCAATGCGTCGCATTCAGGCGGCCGTGGAGCGAGGACGTAAATCGTGA